One Mus musculus strain C57BL/6J chromosome X, GRCm38.p6 C57BL/6J DNA window includes the following coding sequences:
- the Rhox2c gene encoding reproductive homeobox 2C, translated as MERQSVNYKLDVGPEEDEENANGIKTLMVLLAGEGRNEGESGRGLPGSGASAAEGYRAGELSAGGLAAPVADLMDNSNQEDLGATGCDQEKEKQPEEPVPDSMGDLENVKRVSGPWSTVNPVRVLVPKFRHGWQQSFNVLQLQELESIFQCNHYISTKEANRLARSMGVSEATVQEWFLKRREKYRSYKRL; from the exons ATGGAGCGACAAAGCGTCAATTACAAGCTTGATGTGGGACctgaggaggatgaggaaaatGCGAATG GTATAAAGACTCTGATGGTGTTGCTGGCTGGAGAGGGAAGAAACGAGGGAGAGAGTGGACGGGGCCTGCCTGGGTCGGGAGCCTCAGCAGCGGAAGGATACAGAGCAGGAGAATTAAGTGCAGGTGGGCTTGCTGCGCCAGTAGCCGACCTCATGGATAACAGCAACCAAGAGGACCTTGGTGCCACTGGCTGTgaccaggagaaggagaagcagccagAGGAGCCAGTCCCTGATTCCATGGGAGATTTGGAAAATGTAAAGCGTGTGTCCGGGCCGTGGTCCACTGTTAATCCTGTGAGAGTGTTGGTGCCCAAATTCCGCCACGGTTGGCAACAGAGCTTCAATGTGCTGCAACTACAAGAGCTGGAGAGCATCTTCCAGTGCAATCACTACATCAGCACTAAGGAGGC AAATCGCCTGGCAAGATCCATGGGAGTGAGTGAAGCCACAGTGCAG GAATGGTTTttgaagaggagagaaaaatacaGGAGTTATAAGAGGCTGTAA
- the Rhox2c gene encoding reproductive homeobox 2C isoform X1, with protein MERQSVNYKLDVGPEEDEENANGIKTLMVLLAGEGRNEGESGRGLPGSGASAAEGYRAGELSAGGLAAPVADLMDNSNQEDLGATGCDQEKEKQPEEPVPDSMGDLENVKRVSGPWSTVNPVRVLVPKFRHGWQQSFNVLQLQELESIFQCNHYISTKEANRLARSMGVSEATVQVDKSNRKE; from the exons ATGGAGCGACAAAGCGTCAATTACAAGCTTGATGTGGGACctgaggaggatgaggaaaatGCGAATG GTATAAAGACTCTGATGGTGTTGCTGGCTGGAGAGGGAAGAAACGAGGGAGAGAGTGGACGGGGCCTGCCTGGGTCGGGAGCCTCAGCAGCGGAAGGATACAGAGCAGGAGAATTAAGTGCAGGTGGGCTTGCTGCGCCAGTAGCCGACCTCATGGATAACAGCAACCAAGAGGACCTTGGTGCCACTGGCTGTgaccaggagaaggagaagcagccagAGGAGCCAGTCCCTGATTCCATGGGAGATTTGGAAAATGTAAAGCGTGTGTCCGGGCCGTGGTCCACTGTTAATCCTGTGAGAGTGTTGGTGCCCAAATTCCGCCACGGTTGGCAACAGAGCTTCAATGTGCTGCAACTACAAGAGCTGGAGAGCATCTTCCAGTGCAATCACTACATCAGCACTAAGGAGGC AAATCGCCTGGCAAGATCCATGGGAGTGAGTGAAGCCACAGTGCAG GTggacaaatcaaacagaaaggaATAA